Part of the uncultured Desulfobacter sp. genome, GTATTCGTGGGTGGGATTGAGCATGTCAGGGGCCTTCAGGTGCCTGATCTGGCCAGGGTGAAGGCCTGAAATACTGTATGCATCCATTAGAACACTGGTGCCCGGGTCTGCATACCGCCCCTCAATGCCGGTGCTGGCAATGTAATGGGTCTCGGGCGTCATGCCCAGTGTTTCAAAATATTTTCGCCGGGCATCCACCACCCCCTGGTAATTGAAATCCACATCCTTGACAAACAGCCAGGTGCGGATACAGTTCGATTGAAGGCTCATGCCGTCTTTTTCCAGAAGGGTCTGGTAGGATTTGAACACGGTATCGGTTTGTTCATAGCTGCCATGGGCCCCGTTGGTGTTCATCAATCCGGCAGTCCAGCAGTGCGCGTACCCGTTGCGGGATAACACTGTTGCATCGACGCCGTTGAACTGTTTTTTCCCGATACCGGCATCAGAGCATTTGACCAGATAGACCCAGGCCGCAACCTTTTGTCCGGTCAGGGGCGGCTGCTGCACCACAGACAGGGCGCATTCGGCCAGACGACCGTTAAATGTCTCCCGCACCGATGGGACCAGGTCTGTCTGGTTGGCGTAGTCACTGACAAAAAAACGTATGAATACGGGCACTGGCGCAATGCCCCAGGAAGGGGTTATAAAATCATCAAGACCATTGAGCAGTTCAGACAATTGCTGTTTGTATGGCTGCAGGGCCTGGGGGGTAATTAAAAGATGAATTTCATCAACACCGTTGTTTGAAAATACGGAATATTCAAGTTGGGTGCTGCCATGGTGGTATTTCATACTGTCTCCTTTTTATATGAAAGTCTCAGTAAGCCACTGAGTTCTTTCAACCTTCGTTGTGGGCTGTCCTTCAGTGCTGATATGTCAGGTCAGCCCATGGCTGTTTATATGAAAGACTGGGTAAGTTACTCAGGTCTTTTAAACTTTGTTTTGGGCTGAGCCTGGCAGTTGATATGTCCTGTCGGCCCATGGCCGTTATTACATCTAAATCTTATAAATAAGTAACGACAGGTGGCTCAGGTTACTTTCATATTTTGGTTTGGGCTGACCTGGCAATAGACGTATGCCTGATCAGCCCAGGGCTGTAGTGGTATTAAACCGCACAAATTATATCTGTTACATCAACGACTACCGTGACGAGCATCACATTTTTTAAAAAATATAATGACTATATAAGAATAAAAGCTTAAAGGGCTTAATTTAGTTGGTAGTAACTTTTAATGGATATTTGAATCGTTGAAACAAAACGCAGTTAAAAAAAAAATTGTCGGCATCATTATTATTCTCGGGGCGGTAACCGCCATTTTGTCTACCCTGGAAACCCGGGTGGCATGGATTTCTTCATTTTGCGGTGTACTGGGAGACGGGTGCAGGGAGACCGTTCAGTACAGCATACTCAATATTGGCGTTTCGTACTGGGGTGTCGCCTTTTATGCCTTTTTAGGAATGCTTTATCTGTTTCGTCCAACCTGGCTTTTCTTTGCTGTGATGGCCGGGTGCGGCGTGGAAACCGTAATGGTGATCCTGTTGATTCAGATGAAACTTGTATGCATTTTGTGTCTTATGAACCTGGCCTGGATGCTGCTGCTTCTATACTGTTTTTTTGATTTTAAACGATTTTCCCAGATGCTTTGTGTCTGGCTTGTTTTTTATGTGTCCGGCGGCGGCATGGTCAGGCCGCCGGACACCGGGCATGACCCCGGCGGATCCTGTCATGAATCACCACAAATCATGGCCCGGGTGGGCGGTACCGACATCACACGGCAGCAGGTGGAACAACCCCTGACCACCAAGCTGTACAAGATGCAGAGTGACATCTACAGGGTCAAACATACGGCGTTGGAAAACCGGATTAACCAGGTGCTGCTTGAAAAAGATGCCCGGGAAAAGGGAATTTCAGTCCAGGCACTCAAAGACCGGCTGGTGGCTGAATTGCCGGCCGTGAAGGCGGCTGCTGTTGATTTTTATTTTAAAACCGGGATCTACAAACGCTGGGGAAGTTGGCGGGGAAGCGAAGCTGAAACCCGGGAAAAGATAAGGCTGTACCTGAGGTTAAGTGCCGAAGAAGAGAAGATTTTGGCCCATTGCCAAACGTTAAGACAGCGATATCCTGTCACCGTTTTTCTAGAAAAACCGTCCCTGCCCATGACCCGGGTCTCCATTGACGGATGCCCGTCAACCGGACCTGATCATGCAACGGTCATTGTGGTGGAGGTGTCAGACTACCTGTGCCCCATGTGCCGTAAGGGGCATGATACACTGGAACGAGTCCGCCAGGCCTACAAGGAAAAAATTAAATGGGTGTTTAAGGCGAATCCATTGGAGAGCATTCACCCCGGGGCAACCGATGTGGCCCTGGCCGGACGGTGTGCCGGAGAACAGGGCAAATTCTGGGAATTTCACCAGATGCTTTTCAGCGGTAAAAAGCCTGGCGTAGATGATGCCAGGAAGTATGCAAAACAACTTGGGCTTGATATGGGCACATTCGACGCATGCCTGGCCGATGCCAACAAAAAAGAGCAGTTTGGCAATGATAGAGAAAAGCTTCGCAAGGCAGGTGTCACCTCAACGCCGACACTGATCATTAACGGTAAAGTCCAGGTGGGCGTTCCTTCCTATGAGGCCCTTTGCCAAATGATTGATCAGGCGTTAAATGAAAGCGCAAAGACAACAGGTGGGATACCGCAATAAAAAAAGTCTTGTGTTATTCGGCCAGCGGGAGTACCCGGGTGATCTTCATCCGGGTGACCCGGACGCCTTTGGTCTTCTGCTCTTTGGGGGTGGCGGGTTTCAACTGGGACAGGATCAGGCGCTCTCCAAATTCCCGGCATAATGTCCCGCCTGCTCCAGGCTGCGGTCTGCAGCGCTTTGCGTACACGGTTATAAAAGCCTGGCCGGTCCGGTCAATGTTTTGACGGGTCTGGTTATGGGCCAGGGCAAACCGGATAATGTTCTCGGATTCCAGAATGGGGTAAATCAGGGTGGCGTGGGGAGATCCATCGGGGTTGACGGTTCCCACTACAGCCCCGGTAATATGT contains:
- a CDS encoding thioredoxin domain-containing protein; amino-acid sequence: MKQNAVKKKIVGIIIILGAVTAILSTLETRVAWISSFCGVLGDGCRETVQYSILNIGVSYWGVAFYAFLGMLYLFRPTWLFFAVMAGCGVETVMVILLIQMKLVCILCLMNLAWMLLLLYCFFDFKRFSQMLCVWLVFYVSGGGMVRPPDTGHDPGGSCHESPQIMARVGGTDITRQQVEQPLTTKLYKMQSDIYRVKHTALENRINQVLLEKDAREKGISVQALKDRLVAELPAVKAAAVDFYFKTGIYKRWGSWRGSEAETREKIRLYLRLSAEEEKILAHCQTLRQRYPVTVFLEKPSLPMTRVSIDGCPSTGPDHATVIVVEVSDYLCPMCRKGHDTLERVRQAYKEKIKWVFKANPLESIHPGATDVALAGRCAGEQGKFWEFHQMLFSGKKPGVDDARKYAKQLGLDMGTFDACLADANKKEQFGNDREKLRKAGVTSTPTLIINGKVQVGVPSYEALCQMIDQALNESAKTTGGIPQ
- a CDS encoding Rid family hydrolase, giving the protein MKYHHGSTQLEYSVFSNNGVDEIHLLITPQALQPYKQQLSELLNGLDDFITPSWGIAPVPVFIRFFVSDYANQTDLVPSVRETFNGRLAECALSVVQQPPLTGQKVAAWVYLVKCSDAGIGKKQFNGVDATVLSRNGYAHCWTAGLMNTNGAHGSYEQTDTVFKSYQTLLEKDGMSLQSNCIRTWLFVKDVDFNYQGVVDARRKYFETLGMTPETHYIASTGIEGRYADPGTSVLMDAYSISGLHPGQIRHLKAPDMLNPTHEYGVTFERGTSVDYGDRRHIFISGTASIDRYGQVVHKGNVAKQTRRTLDNIQALLAEAGADMAHVRHLIVYLRDVSDRTVVDTFFREHYPDIPRIIVLAPVCRPEWLIEMECMAVMPVSNPQFNDF